One Sulfurospirillum tamanense DNA window includes the following coding sequences:
- the rpsG gene encoding 30S ribosomal protein S7, whose translation MRRRKAQIREVLPDPIYGNKIITKFINALMLDGKKSTATKIMYGAISLIETKGEEKGIDVFNAAIDNVKPVMEVKSRRVGGATYQVPVEVRPVRQQALAIRWMITFARKRSERTMVERLANELMDAAHMRGATFKKKEDTYKMAEANKAFAHYRW comes from the coding sequence ATGAGAAGAAGAAAAGCGCAAATCCGAGAGGTATTGCCTGACCCAATTTACGGCAACAAAATCATCACAAAATTCATTAATGCATTAATGTTGGATGGTAAGAAAAGCACGGCGACAAAAATTATGTATGGCGCAATCAGCCTGATTGAAACAAAAGGCGAGGAAAAAGGGATTGATGTTTTTAATGCTGCTATCGACAATGTAAAACCTGTCATGGAAGTAAAAAGTCGACGTGTGGGTGGAGCAACCTATCAAGTGCCTGTTGAAGTACGCCCTGTGCGACAGCAAGCGTTGGCAATTCGTTGGATGATTACGTTTGCTCGCAAGCGCAGTGAACGCACCATGGTAGAGCGACTTGCAAACGAATTAATGGACGCAGCACACATGCGTGGTGCTACTTTCAAGAAAAAAGAAGATACGTATAAAATGGCAGAAGCAAACAAAGCGTTTGCACACTACCGCTGGTAA
- the rpoC gene encoding DNA-directed RNA polymerase subunit beta', translated as MKRLEPIEISEESRPRDFSAFRLRLASPERVRSWSYGEVKKPETINYRTLKPERDGLFCAKIFGPIRDYECLCGKYKKMRYKGIKCEKCGVEVTSTKVRRSRMGHIELVTPVAHIWYVNSLPSRIGTLLGVKMKDLERVLYYEAYIVEQSGDAFYDNENTKKVEKYDVLNEEQYQSLIQRFDGTGFQARMGGEVVRDLLADLDLVAVLEQLKEEIQSTNSEAKKKTIVKRLKVVEAFLNSGNRPEWMMITMLPVLPPDLRPLVSLDGGKFAVSDVNDLYRRVINRNSRLKRLVELDAPEIIIRNEMRMLQESVDALFDNGRRANAVKGANKRPLKSLSEIIKGKQGRFRQNLLGKRVDFSGRSVIVVGPKLKMDQCGLPKQMALELFKPHLLARLEEKGYATTVKQAKKMIELKTNEVWECLAEVVKDHPVMLNRAPTLHKLSIQAFHPVLIEGKAIQLHPLVCSAFNADFDGDQMAVHVPLSQEAIAECKILMLSSMNILLPASGKAITVPSQDMVLGLYYLSLEKVDAKGSNKIFANADEVAIAIEMDALELHAKIKTQIDDKTVFTTAGRLILKSMLPEFVPENLWNKVLKKKNIGALIDHVYKIGGFGITAEFLDNLKNLGFKYATEAGISISIDDIRVPKSKKKYIDDAKKKVREIQQQYGAGLLTDSERYNKIIDIWTDTNNSVAAEMMKLVQTDKDGFNSIFMMADSGARGSAAQIRQLAGMRGLMAKPDGSIIETPIISNFREGLNVLEYFISTHGARKGLADTALKTANAGYLTRKLIDVSQNVKVTMEDCGTHEGVEITEIVEGGEMIEPLEERLWGRVLAEDVIDSITNEMLFTEGTIIDEEKAKALVESGVKSVSIRTPITCKAPKGVCAKCYGINLGEGKMVKPGEAVGIISAQSIGEPGTQLTLRTFHIGGTASTEQQDRQVIAQKEGFIRYYNLKTYTTKEGKVIVANRRNAAVLLVEPKIKAPFSGVLTIETAHEEIVLTIRSGEETIKYVLRRNDVARPNELAGVGGKVEGKFYIPYENGNNVVAKESIVEVIKEGWNVPNRIPFASELRVQDGEPVVQKIFAGASGEVKYYILNGDYLERNYSIKKGHTVTEKGLFAVIADKEDREAIRHYVPRNTVIEVGDKTEVGPKTLLAAPTGSEHVIVAEWDPYSNPIIAEEGGRVSFEDIEPGYSATEQYDEMTGQSRLVINEYLPSGTKPTLIIATDSGKIIKYQLEPKTGIYVRDGGRVELADILGRTPKAVAKSKDITGGLPRVSELFEARRPKNAAVIAEIDGTIRFGKPLRAKERIVIEANDGTVSEYLVDKTRQIHVRAGEFVHAGERLTDGIVSSHDILRILGEKELHYYLISEIQQVYRRQGVAISDKHIEVIVSQMLRQIKIVESGDTNFIVGDHISRRKFIEENHRIMAMGGEPAIAEPVLLGVTRAAIASDSIISAASFQETTKVLTEASIAAKFDHLEDLKENVILGRMIPVGTGLYQDKSIRLTHHK; from the coding sequence ATGAAACGATTAGAGCCAATTGAAATTAGCGAAGAGAGCAGACCACGAGATTTTAGTGCTTTTAGACTGCGACTAGCTAGTCCGGAGCGCGTGCGTTCGTGGAGCTATGGTGAGGTTAAAAAACCTGAAACGATTAATTATCGCACCTTGAAGCCCGAGCGCGATGGTCTCTTCTGTGCCAAAATATTTGGCCCCATTCGTGACTATGAGTGCTTGTGTGGCAAATACAAAAAAATGCGCTACAAGGGTATTAAATGCGAAAAATGCGGAGTGGAAGTAACTAGCACTAAAGTGCGTCGCTCACGCATGGGGCATATTGAACTCGTGACACCCGTGGCACACATTTGGTATGTGAACTCTTTACCTAGTCGTATTGGAACCCTCTTGGGCGTCAAAATGAAAGATCTAGAGCGCGTATTGTATTATGAAGCGTACATTGTGGAGCAATCGGGCGATGCTTTTTACGACAATGAAAATACCAAAAAAGTAGAAAAGTATGATGTGCTTAACGAAGAGCAATACCAGTCACTTATCCAACGTTTTGATGGCACAGGCTTTCAAGCACGCATGGGTGGTGAAGTTGTGCGCGATTTGTTGGCAGATTTGGACTTGGTTGCCGTCCTTGAGCAGCTCAAAGAAGAGATTCAAAGCACAAATTCTGAGGCCAAGAAAAAGACTATTGTAAAGCGCCTTAAAGTGGTTGAGGCGTTTTTGAACAGTGGCAATCGTCCTGAGTGGATGATGATTACAATGCTACCTGTGCTTCCACCCGATTTGCGCCCTCTGGTTTCGCTTGATGGTGGCAAATTCGCTGTTTCAGATGTTAATGACTTGTACCGACGTGTTATCAACCGTAACTCACGCTTGAAGCGCTTGGTAGAGCTAGACGCGCCTGAGATTATTATCCGTAATGAAATGCGGATGTTGCAAGAATCCGTGGATGCACTTTTTGACAACGGACGTCGTGCCAATGCAGTCAAAGGGGCCAATAAGCGTCCTTTGAAATCTCTTTCGGAGATTATCAAAGGCAAGCAAGGCCGTTTCCGTCAAAACCTTTTGGGAAAACGTGTCGACTTTTCTGGCCGTTCTGTTATCGTTGTGGGCCCTAAGCTAAAAATGGACCAGTGTGGTTTGCCAAAGCAAATGGCGCTTGAGCTTTTTAAGCCCCATCTTTTAGCACGTCTTGAAGAAAAAGGCTATGCCACGACCGTGAAACAAGCCAAGAAAATGATTGAACTTAAAACCAATGAAGTGTGGGAATGTTTGGCAGAAGTGGTAAAAGATCACCCTGTGATGCTTAACCGTGCCCCTACCTTGCACAAACTTTCTATCCAAGCGTTTCACCCCGTCTTGATTGAAGGAAAGGCGATTCAATTGCATCCTTTGGTCTGTTCGGCGTTCAACGCGGACTTTGACGGTGACCAAATGGCTGTGCATGTGCCCCTTTCCCAGGAGGCAATTGCAGAGTGCAAGATTTTGATGCTTAGTTCCATGAATATTTTGCTTCCCGCTTCTGGAAAGGCCATTACGGTTCCATCGCAAGATATGGTTTTGGGGCTTTATTACCTCTCTCTTGAAAAAGTGGACGCAAAGGGTTCTAATAAGATTTTTGCCAATGCAGACGAAGTGGCGATTGCTATTGAAATGGATGCCCTTGAATTGCATGCTAAAATCAAGACCCAAATTGATGACAAGACGGTATTTACAACAGCGGGTCGCTTGATTTTAAAATCTATGTTGCCTGAGTTTGTTCCTGAAAATCTTTGGAATAAAGTTTTGAAAAAGAAAAACATTGGCGCCCTTATTGACCACGTGTATAAAATCGGTGGTTTTGGGATCACGGCAGAGTTTTTGGATAACCTTAAAAACCTTGGCTTTAAGTATGCAACGGAAGCGGGTATCTCCATCTCTATTGATGATATTCGTGTACCAAAGTCTAAGAAAAAATACATCGATGATGCCAAGAAAAAAGTGCGTGAGATTCAACAGCAATACGGCGCGGGTCTTTTAACAGACAGTGAGCGCTACAATAAGATTATTGATATCTGGACAGACACCAACAATTCGGTTGCGGCAGAGATGATGAAGCTAGTACAAACCGATAAAGATGGCTTTAACTCCATCTTTATGATGGCCGATTCTGGGGCACGTGGTAGCGCGGCACAGATTCGCCAGCTCGCGGGAATGCGTGGTTTGATGGCAAAGCCTGATGGCTCCATCATCGAAACGCCGATTATTTCAAACTTCCGCGAAGGGTTGAACGTTTTAGAATACTTTATTTCAACCCACGGTGCCCGTAAAGGCTTGGCAGATACCGCCCTTAAAACCGCCAATGCGGGATATTTGACCCGAAAGCTCATCGACGTTTCTCAAAACGTGAAAGTAACCATGGAAGATTGTGGTACCCACGAGGGCGTTGAGATTACAGAAATCGTTGAGGGTGGCGAGATGATTGAGCCACTTGAAGAACGTTTATGGGGACGTGTTTTAGCGGAAGATGTAATTGATTCTATTACCAATGAAATGCTCTTTACCGAAGGCACGATTATTGACGAAGAAAAAGCCAAAGCCTTGGTTGAATCGGGTGTGAAATCCGTGAGCATCCGCACACCTATTACATGTAAAGCACCTAAAGGTGTATGTGCAAAGTGTTACGGGATTAACTTGGGTGAGGGTAAAATGGTTAAACCTGGTGAAGCGGTGGGGATTATCTCTGCTCAATCTATCGGTGAGCCAGGCACGCAGCTAACGCTTCGAACCTTCCATATCGGGGGTACGGCTTCTACAGAGCAACAAGACCGCCAAGTCATTGCTCAAAAAGAGGGTTTTATCCGTTATTATAACCTTAAGACCTATACGACAAAAGAGGGTAAAGTCATTGTAGCAAACCGAAGAAATGCGGCTGTGCTACTAGTGGAGCCAAAAATCAAAGCACCGTTTTCTGGGGTGCTTACTATCGAAACGGCACACGAAGAAATTGTATTGACCATAAGAAGTGGTGAAGAAACTATTAAATATGTTTTAAGACGTAATGATGTAGCTCGCCCTAACGAGCTAGCAGGCGTAGGCGGTAAGGTAGAGGGTAAATTCTATATTCCTTATGAAAATGGAAACAATGTTGTTGCAAAAGAGAGCATTGTAGAAGTTATTAAAGAAGGGTGGAATGTTCCTAATCGTATCCCGTTTGCCAGTGAGCTTCGCGTTCAAGATGGCGAACCTGTGGTTCAAAAGATTTTTGCGGGCGCTTCTGGGGAGGTAAAATACTACATTCTTAATGGCGATTATCTTGAGCGAAACTATTCTATTAAAAAAGGCCACACAGTAACTGAAAAAGGACTTTTTGCGGTAATTGCCGATAAAGAAGACCGTGAGGCAATTCGTCACTATGTTCCTCGCAATACTGTGATTGAAGTAGGCGATAAAACGGAGGTTGGCCCAAAAACCTTGCTTGCTGCTCCAACGGGAAGTGAGCATGTTATTGTGGCAGAATGGGACCCCTATTCCAATCCTATTATTGCAGAAGAGGGCGGACGTGTAAGCTTTGAAGATATTGAGCCTGGTTATAGCGCTACAGAGCAATACGACGAAATGACAGGACAAAGCCGTCTTGTTATTAATGAGTACTTGCCTTCTGGCACAAAGCCTACGCTTATTATTGCTACGGATTCGGGCAAGATTATCAAGTACCAACTTGAGCCAAAAACAGGTATTTATGTACGCGATGGCGGTCGTGTGGAGTTGGCTGATATTTTAGGTCGTACTCCCAAAGCAGTAGCAAAATCAAAAGATATTACGGGCGGTTTGCCTCGAGTTAGTGAACTCTTTGAAGCCAGACGCCCTAAAAATGCTGCAGTGATTGCAGAAATTGATGGAACGATTCGCTTTGGTAAACCTTTGCGCGCTAAAGAACGTATTGTTATCGAAGCAAATGACGGCACAGTGAGTGAATATTTGGTAGACAAAACCCGTCAAATTCATGTGCGTGCTGGTGAGTTTGTGCATGCGGGCGAGCGCTTGACTGATGGCATTGTTTCAAGTCATGATATTTTGCGCATTTTGGGCGAAAAAGAGTTGCATTATTACTTGATTAGTGAAATTCAACAAGTTTATCGCCGTCAAGGGGTTGCGATTTCTGATAAACATATTGAAGTGATTGTCTCTCAGATGTTGCGCCAAATCAAGATTGTTGAAAGTGGCGATACAAACTTTATTGTGGGCGACCATATTTCACGTCGAAAATTCATTGAGGAAAACCATCGCATTATGGCAATGGGCGGTGAGCCTGCTATTGCTGAACCTGTTCTTTTGGGTGTTACGCGTGCGGCAATTGCGAGTGATAGTATTATTTCAGCCGCATCATTCCAAGAGACAACCAAAGTTTTAACGGAAGCGAGTATCGCAGCCAAGTTTGACCATTTGGAAGATTTGAAAGAAAATGTTATTTTGGGTCGTATGATTCCAGTAGGTACGGGACTATACCAAGACAAGTCTATCCGACTCACTCACCACAAATAA
- the rpsL gene encoding 30S ribosomal protein S12 has product MPTINQLVRNERKKVIKKSKSPALVECPQRRGVCTRVYTTTPKKPNSALRKVAKVRLTSGFEVISYIGGEGHNLQEHSIVLVRGGRVKDLPGVKYHIVRGALDTAGVANRKVARSKYGTKRPKK; this is encoded by the coding sequence GTGCCTACCATTAACCAATTGGTAAGAAATGAGCGCAAAAAGGTGATTAAAAAATCAAAATCTCCTGCGCTTGTTGAGTGTCCTCAGCGACGCGGTGTTTGCACTAGGGTCTATACAACAACCCCTAAAAAACCAAACTCTGCCTTGCGTAAAGTTGCCAAAGTCAGATTGACCAGCGGTTTTGAAGTGATTAGCTATATCGGTGGTGAAGGCCACAACCTTCAAGAGCACTCCATTGTTCTTGTGCGTGGCGGAAGGGTAAAAGACTTACCTGGTGTGAAGTATCACATCGTGCGTGGTGCCCTTGATACAGCGGGTGTCGCGAATCGAAAAGTGGCAAGAAGTAAGTACGGTACCAAGCGACCTAAAAAATAA